TTGCAGCATGGCTGACCTGTGAGAACCATGCATTTCTAAAAAAGCAAGCTTTTCATGAGCTCataaaaacagcctgtttgCAGCTTTGTGgcaatgcattttccagctaatccaagaggcttttgAAAGACTTTATTTAGCtggaggagaattttctcaacctgTAAAGGAACACCTAATCCTTCcatttatcacaaacattcacattcaaaatcaccaaatttggagatacatggttttcattgGTTATGAAcattgtaatctgaaaagtaactgtTAGTAAGTATcgtaactatagctgtcagacaaatgtagtggagtaaagagTACAATATTTTCCTTGAAGATGTCTTGGAGTcgaagtataaagttgcataagaTGGAAATGctaaagtaaagtacaagtaccttgaatatgtgcttaagtacagtacttgagaaAATGTACTAAGTTACATTCCACGACTGGTTTTAACAAGTAAGCATAAACAAATCTTCAGGAATATATTTTCTTGTCTGTGTcataaaatctgacaaaatgcTCAGCTCAAAAGATGACAGtggcagcagcttcagatgACTTATTcaattttgggaaatattttgAATGTCTTgataatataaatgtattttgtgaatTAACAGCTTGTCAACAGCTTTGATGAAGACAACTCAGTACTTAGGAGTGGCAGCAACCATTTGAGAAAAACTCCACAAGCTCTGCAAAGAGACATTAATTATGTAGATGCATTGTAAATGTATGCAATGGATCCATATTTGCATTAGCATACTTACTCAGCAGACAGATGGCTACAGCAGTGGTGACAGCCTGAAGCCACCGTCTCTCCAGTCCCATGGCCGTCCGTCACGCTCCTTCACACATCTCCCGACCTGAAAGAGAAGAGCACACATCGCGTTCACTCTTCAGAACACTACTGTACCATTCACAGATTCACCGCTGCACAAGGACATCCCTGACATCCCCCCTCAGACTAATGTAATCCCTGAAGTTAAAATCACCTCATAATCCAACTACTACACTACGTTCCAGATGCTTCTTGGTTAATAAATAACTGTATTCTTTGAAAACACTTAATCCTCTGGAAAATTGCATGTCTGTGCTGTTGGATTAAGGCAAATAAGCTATTCCAACAAGTGCTGCCCATACACAGGACATGAGATTGCTTAGAGTATGCATCCAGTGGAGGTTTGCCTGCATAGGCCAaagcgtgtgtgcttgtgtttgtgcgtgcatgtttatatgtctgtttgtgtgtgtccacagagaCCTGTACAAGGCTCTAAGTGTATGTACAGATTAACCTGCTGCTTGTGATTGGCCCAGCTCATCCAGAAGGTCTTGTCTCACGCTTATTAGGCCAACAGCAAATGACAGGTGACAGGAGCAATATTGAAAAGTGTACATCCCCGACTCCAGATGTTATCTTATCACTAAAAAAGGAACTCAACTGTCATAAATAGACTGCCATTTGACAAGCTCTTCAATTCATCAGAATTCAAGATCCCACCGTGCACAGTACATATGCTGTCAAGCAGCCAATGACAGCATGTGAGATTCACCTCACCATTAACTGCACTAACAgcacaagcaaacacaccaacacgATCCACTGATTTTTATCTGTTAATGAGCCACACAAACGAGACTCCACTTAAGCTCCAAGCCTACTTCACAGTCTGAATGATGCAGCACCTCGTGAGGCCCTCCACCTCAAATTGGATTGGAGGCACAAGTTTAAGTTGTTGCCCTTCAAACATAATGGCAGACCTCGCCCCCTCCCTTTAAGTCGCTCCATTCAGTACCCCTAATACCATCTTATTAAGTTCATTTAAGTAATACAAGGAGGAGGCTATTCTTAGTGAGCAGGTAGGTGTTGGATATTAGCTGCTGATACCGCCACAGATGCACTGCAGAGACGCAGGATAACTGAATCACATGACGGACACATTTAGTCTCTGAGAGGTCGTGTTTGCACTTGAGTAAACAAACAGCCCAGAATAGAGCAGCAAAAAGATGCATTTATCTCCTCGCATTTAGCAGAGACTCTTTCTGCTGGGGCTGCCCTTGAAGCACGGTAATAACTTTTGTTTAGCACCTCTCCAAAACAAGCAGAAAGCTAAAACCAACGTCACAGAGGCACTGAAGAGGAGTGGGACAAGAACACATTAGAGTGGGGTTGGCTTTACAGTGAAAGCTGATGAAGAGTGGGGGTGGTAGAGCACGAATAATGGCTGAGATTGGTAGTTTTTGCATGACGGAATAATTTCGGTGCAATGTTTGTAATGAGGAAAGGATTACTCCTACTGAGCGAACATTAGTCGCTCAGTAGGGTGTCGGAATAAACAGGACTCTTATAATGGAttccaaaaataaagaaataagtcTTTTCAGTCCAATCATCTGGGTGTCACCTCcggcagtaaaaaaaaaaaaaaaaaaaaaaatgacagaagtgATTGCACATCACTGCATCATCTTGGCTGTCATCTTCACAGGCATTTTAACAACACGACAGCCAAAGCAATAACCAGATCATATATCTAAAACTCGAGCTTAGATCTAGACCTCAACTAACTTTTGACAACCTCAAGACAAATCACAAATCTCAAATCTTTGCTCCTGCCAGCTCTGCTGTGCTTCCACACCATACATGACTGGCTCGTGGGAGCAGACGAGCAGACACACTGAGCCGACATATTACAGAGGAAGCCTGGAGGGGGGCTTTGTCTGCAGGTGCAGGAGTAGACGGAAGACAACCTGGTTATTTCCTCAGGCAGCAGAGCGGAGGAAGGGGCCAGATAATGGGCATGTACACAGCTGGGGCCTCGAAAAAGACCAGTTGCTTAAGTCAGATGACGGACTCTGTGACTAGTTTAACAACAATTAAGCAGCAGTCACTTTTACTAGTCATCTGACAATAGCATTTGCTTActtagaaagaaaaaataactgtGGATCACAGCTTCCATTTGACACCGATCGCATCACacttgtgtgtgagagaggtgagaggggTTTAATCCTACACAGTAATCTCCTCACAAGGGTATCTGAGGGAAAGTGAACATAATTAACTACTGTTTAAAAGTCACACACAGCCATACTGAGAGATGATGACATTAGAAAATATATCATAGTGCATCCCTCCTTCTCTTGAAATGCCACAATGGGGGCAGAAACATATCATATTGCATCCCTCCTTCTCTTGAAATGCCACAATGGGGGCAGACATGaccaataaaataaacacaacttTGTCTTCTTTGACAGAAATAATGAGGTTACTggactgtgattttttttaggaaaaaagTGACATTAGTTTAGAAAAGGTAATCACACTAAGGAGTTAAAACCAGAGGAGAAACAGTAAATCCCTGCCTCAGACATGTAGCTCTGTCAGGTGTGAGGACACAGCTGACCGGTCTGATGTTTCGCTGGATTTCAATGACACAAATTGCTTTAGATCTAGTCATGACTTAGCCTTCTGGACTGCACATTTAACACCCAGACTAATCCTGCCCTTCTGCTCCGAGTGTTAGTAGTGTAATTAAATTAGGGATCAAATTGGTGAGACAAATCAAGGACACGCTGGCTGTGCAGTGATCAATCACTGGTAAATCAAGTCACTCAACACTTCAGATTATTTTGCTTGCTGGGAGTCAACCAGCGTCAGTGGAGATAACATGGCGGTTTATTTGCTGCACAGCATGCAGGCTGTGTTGTCCACATTTTATAGAGACCACAGGCAGCAGAGCAACTGGACCTTGACTCAGTAAAATGCAGCTCGTGCATCAGTGATCCTCTACAGCAGATCAGAGATACACCTTGTTATAGAAGCCACTGCCTGGTAAGAATCGTACAAATTCAGAAAACTTTGATACCAATTTCATCAGAAAATATGGGACTCGGGCCATCATTCACCAAATATAGAAATCTGTTACACTCTCCAGAGAATTCAACTTTCATCAGATAATTAGCACAAAGGCGTTTTCTAAAATCAGCATGAAGATGGATAGATGTGTTCTGGTGGTAAATATAAGTAAGGAGCTGTTTCcaagctgtcagctgcagcagctggtaaGCCTGACCTCTCCATATGCATCTCCTCTGAATCACGCTAGCATTAAATGACCAGGAGCCATAAACTGAATAATGCAAACGTTAAGGTGCACTTTGTGATGAGTCGCACCGTGCAGGAGTTAATAAAGTAGTCAATTAAATGATCTGTATCTCACTCAGTCTAACATCTCACAGAAAATCCAGCACAAAAATCTAACTTTTGacccagtgtgtgtgagagtgtgtgtgttcagttgcTAAGCAGGGCCATCAGTGATGTTAGCGACAGATACAGGCCTGATAAGAAGCAGCATTACTCTCTGAGTAATCCTTGTTAATCCTGACAGAGGCTGTAGCCTCAGTGTAAAGCAGCCTGGAACAGGAACTACAAGTGTTACTTGAGCACAAACTTTGACAGGTGAACAGAGCAATCttacacagaggcagaaatattACGCCAAAGTCACAACAGACAGCTGATGTGCACTAATACTACATGTAAACCAACAGTAATTAACACAGCACTGGGTTGTAAATCATCAGTCCGACTATGACTGGTTGAACCAGCCAACCCAACGCAACAATCAATTCATGGATGTTGTCTCTGGCACTGCAACCCAATTTAGCATCTGTATTGACATTTACGCCAACTAAAGGAAATGAGCTGGGCACGCACTAGGCACGAGAGTGAAGCCCTAGTCACATGAGGGGAAAGCCTACTGTATATGGATTAACACAGCGATGTTTGGTCACCTAGCACATGGTGCTACAGGCTTTAACATTACTGACTAATAGGCAATGGGTGAATGTTTGGAGAAATATGGACAGAGCTACTTTTACTATGCAATGCCATTTTACAGCAATTGAACAATGCCGTAAATCACCACATGCTCTACGCAGCAGTGGactgatgtcatgttttttttctctggatgATTCATATACAGCTCATAGGTCTCTGGAGGGTGGAGAATGACATGAGTACAGTGAAAGCAAAGCAGCTAACATCCACCTCGTAAGTACAGagtctctgtccttctctgccCCCAACTCTCAGGAACAGGTCAGTCCCATAAAGCTACTTTGAAGACCTGAGAGTGAGAGGACTTGAGGTGTCAAAGGCCAGAGGTAATGAACTCAAGAGCTGAAGTCCACTGTTGAAGCATGGCACTGGGTTTATTTTAAAACGTGGAGATCAATGAGAAATGTCATGTAAGGATGTACATCCTAAAGAAATCCTTAATATTTAACCCAATAATGTTTGCTGATGTGCTTCTGGTGTCTTCATTCAGGGGCCAGCTGTCACTGCCTTTTCAGACAGTTCAACcctaaaaacatgtaaaacatacaCTGGTGACCATTTATGGTGCACTGCATGGTCCTTAAACTATATGAGCTGCTTTCTCTAATCTCCCCTTAGCTTAATTTCACATTACTTCacttaaatgtgttgttttgtatttttttgtctaTTCTTTGGTATCCCATGAGCTTCAACAGAGTCACTGATGCTTTCACTGTAGAGGCTAACAGACTCTACCCTAACCACTTACAATGCAGCAATTTGGAGTAACCACTTTCAACTCATGAATAATTTGTTTCTCAATACAATCAATTTCCTCCAGCATGACAAACTGCCTACAGGGCACAGTCGGCCCCGCAGTATTTTGAATAGTGCAATAGTCTAGTGAAATGTCAGGGCCTGCTAAATGTTGAAATATGTGGGATAGTGCTGCGTAAAATGACACCTGCGCTGGTATCTCACATGCACAGACTTTGTTAAGCTGGAGGGCCTGGATGATATGTTCAACATTTCTGCCAAGGATCATTTTCATACACCCTGAAAATGATACCAAAGCAATCACAACAACTGACTGATAATTTAGTGTTTGCCATCAGGACCAGATTGGAAGTATAGATTTTTCTCTGGGGTATTTTTTGAGGAAATAATAcaataactttatttttcttttaaatgtcaaagaCGACTAAAACCTTTGACAATTTACAAGCTGATTAATTAAAAGGAAGCTTATATTTATGAaagtaaacagtgtgtgtgtacagtcctATGGTCCAACGCAAGGGATTACAGGCTCCAGACTGATGTGTGCTACTGTGCACCTCATTTCTCACCAGCCAGGattaaaaagcacaacaaaaacaaaggacagGAATCACTGGAGCAGGGAGTACACATCATGTAAAAAGCACTGCACTCCTCTGTACAAATCAGCTCAAATCAGGTTGTTTCCAGCACACCGCACCACGGGCAGCAGCAGGCTAATACACTGTCTGGTCCATGTAAAACGGACACCAAGTCACAAGCTCTTCATTTCTGCACCCCTACAGTGAATTGCGATGCTCAGTCCAAAACAGGTGCATCTTTTGTCTGACTCAGTGAGTCTGacaccagcagagaggaggagggagcccTGAATAAAACACTATTTTCACTGACTATTGTGCTCACTATTTGAATCATGGGGAGAGGGTTCACTTATGGGTCATTACAGCATGCTGAACCTTTTCACTATGATGTTagagaataaaaacagtcattCGGGGGATTACAAGGGGTGCATGTGATACAGTAAACATAAACAAAGGCGCCATCCTGCAGCCTATCACAGTCTTACTACAGTGCATTCTGCAGAGAAGCTGGTGCTCCAGCAAACATAAGGCCTACAGAGGATGCTTTAGCGCTCCTTACCTTGCTTGAGGCACTTTGTCACTTGAAGCTGAAAGTATAATCTTTCAATCCATTGATGCTCTCCTTTCAGACTCGTCTTGCAGACAAAATTTAAGAAAACCGTTCATTCCCTTCTCTTCAGGGGGAAGTGagattcaaaaaaaaaaaaaacgactttgaaaatgaaaagagattTGGATAAAAAGCAGGtggtcacatttttcttctcagtcCCTGCGCAGatcaaaaggaaataaaattaATCCTCGACATCCATGGTTGTCGGACTTTCTAAAAAAATACTTTGCGGGTTCAATGAAATCCATTAACCCAGATCACCTTCACGAGAACGACATCAGCCCATTTAAAGTCCATTTAAACTTCCCACGCTTCGGCTTTTATGTCCGCAATCGTCTTTGTCCAAACTTGTTGAAAGTACCTCAAATCTTGAGTTAGAGTTTCTCATTAATTCACAAACTCAGAGATGGCGCTCGGTCGACGCGGTGCGCATTTATCATCAAACAGGCGCAAGTTTGAGCAGAAAGAGAGCACACACTGCACGTTTAGTTGTAGCCTGCTGTTGATAGTCTGTCTCCCCTCCCATTATtatctcccctcctcctgctgcagccgctGGTTGAACCACCGTCAACACTCAGAATAGTAGCACAACACTTCCTGTTacacctttcaaaataaagctcctACTGATGAACAAGACGGCTTCGAGGGTAAACATCCATTGTTTAAGGTGGAAATTAGTGCAAAAACAGCTTGAGTCATTTAACAAGAATAAAAAACTAATATTTGCTGTCTCCtgcttctcaaatatgagaaATTGCGgcgtttttatgttttatatcattgtacATAGACTAGTGTTACTTTTTTAACTtaggctctgggaaattgtgctGGCCATTTTCTGGGATTTCCATCATTTTACTGAATCATTAATGACTGTGAAAAAGATGAACAGATTCATTAATAGAGGCTTTTTCTTTAAAGACATTTAGAAATGTCATAAGAGTAagttaatgatggctgaattccatgcagctgcttctgtttttgGGCCTGGATATTACATAATTAATGAAAACTGCTGTATTTCCCATGACTGAGGTCaaattttttttacaagaaaAGTCTGAAACTCTACTGAGCAGGGCTGCAACCATCGTCGATTAATCAgtcagttattttctcaattaattcATTAgctgtttggtctataaaatgtcaaaaaatagtgaaatcAGTGTTTCAAAAAGCCCAAGATGATGTTCTCGCAAATCtcattttgtccacaacccaaagatattcagttttttttcttgcagatgAGTAAAGAAAACAAGATATTCACATTTAAGTTACTGGAATGATAAAACTTCCATTTTGTTctaataaaaatactcaaaccaattaatcaataatcaaaatcaTTGACGAGTActttaatagttgacaactacTAGATTAATTGTTGAAGCTTTAGTACTTAAGTAGAGTCAGATcatgttcagtgtggtggtcAAAGGCTGAGAGTCCACGCTTTTATGTTGAAGGTAAAATAATCGACTTCCGTTACTTTGCCgcctgtctctgtgtgactTGATGTTTCTGGTACTTCAGCGCCGCGGACAAAAGCGTATTTCCACGGCAAAGAATTGGGATCGTAACAAAAGGCAAACGCACACCTACAGTACGCGTGTGGCCCAGAGCCGTTTGGTACAGAATCCAGCAAATATGCAACAAAAccacatgttgttgttgtgcagtgaAGGCTTACATTTCGGTGTGATAAATTTCCGGGTGTGATatattaaaacatgtaaaatacaggGTTAATGAGTTTGGTTTTACcgatcaatacacacacacacacaccacctttCAAagaattcattattattttccttTGAGGACTCGTGAAGATAATCAATAAAGTAAGCTTGTCATACCCTGCTATAATATTCACTTTAAGGTGCCACATATTAACATCAATACTGGAACAAACGACCAAACTTTTAGGTCAAGAGGGATAACAAGATGCTTTTTTAAGAACAAAGCCTGTTTTCTCTTAAATATCTGGCAGCTCCATTCAAATTttaagctaacgctagctagcttTCTGGTAGCTAACGGAAGATCAAGCTAGCAAGAGCCAGCTTTTATTCTCTTCATAAACCCTACACTAGCTATTAATTAGACATTAATTACCAAAGACATAAACCAGTTATTAAGTCAGCTATGTTTGAAACGGGTTTTGTTAATTTTAGATATTATTATACTTAATACTGAGTTTAGCTAACATTATGCTAAGTAAGAAGACTCATTCACGCTTATTAATTCTTGAGTTGTGTTCTTGAGGGGGCCCTTCTctcaaaattattttttactaaTTTCTTGTTATACTGTGAGATAACAGTTCAACCTAATTCATATGACCCTCCATATAAATATAATGacgagacaaaaaaaagattggGAGTTTTGTAATTTTCCTGTCAAAGATTGTCATTGTCTTACCTTACCTTAAAACTACTTCTTTTGATGTCCTCCCAGTATGAGCTGGAAGTTGCTGAAAAATTAGCAAATCTATGATCATAGCGTTTTATGAGCTGATGAGGATTTGGTCGTTTGGTGTATTGGGGGACACATAATATTAGCTCTGTCTTGTTTACCATGCAGTTTAAAACAGCCAATCCAGTGCCAAGCACTCTGTATCACCACAAGGGGGCGATACTGCCTATCAGTAAGAGTTAATGGCAggcttgtgtatgtgttttttgtgtacTCAGTGTTGACTGTGGACAGAACTGTGGACATACACTGTTAAATTATTAGAATATCCTTATAACTTACCATGTGTCAACAGTCAACCTCTGTTTTTTGCCAGTGATTTTGTATCTAAGTGTGAGTGCTTCCTGAAAGGGTTTGCAGCCTTCAGACATAAAGGTTCTGGGCTGATGTGAAGTGTTTGATCTGGTCTGGCTAATACTAGGTAGCTTGTGGTTGGTGGCTGACTGAGTGGACACACTGGGCAGCAACAGATACAAAGAGAAGACAAGTAACTGTCCTGCAAACATCGATTAAAGCATCTGAAAGGATTATACAAGTGCAACCTTTACTGGCAGTGTGTTTTACCTATGACATTATCCTGCAAAGGAAATGGAGGTGGCAGCCTCGTCTTTCATTAGCGCCCTTTCAAATACTGAAATTGATTAGTTGATGGTGCAGATTAGAGGAAAGGTTTTGAAACAGGTTAACAGAAAGTCAGATCTTAATGGCATGTGCACTTCCTTGTTTGACAATGTTTACTCTCGCAGGCCAGGTGTACCATATGGAGATCAAAGGATTGGAATTAATCACATGAGATCCTCCAAGGAAAAACAACTCTGAACAGCATTAAGAAGAATTAATTGGAAGGGAAGACAAACTGTGTTATACAGAGAACTGATCTTATTGTGCATAAGCCAATAAAAGCCTTTTACTAAATATTGATTATCTGCCAGACCAGACATACATGATGTATGATGCAGGATAAATTAAGAACCTACTGAATAcaattttagttttgtttggtATTAAAACTGTTTGGTTATGAGAATTGGTTCAACTTAAAAAGGTGTCTCAAATGATTCGTCCTGTTTGGGTTCACACTGTAGGTAGCCACATGGTTGATTTACTCTACATACTGTATCATAGGCTAAAATGTGTTCTATTGTCTACCCACTCACTGTAAAATTACtgacagtgacacagagagactgTGACGTTTCTCTTAATCAGAGGTTTTCAGTAATCAAATGAGTATAATGTTTATAATGGCAATGTCTTTCTGTGTATAGGTGATCATACTAGCAGAAATAACATTATACAAATAAAAGAGAATCAtcaaatttcagttttaatttaatttatcgAGCTAATATAACAAATATACAAATTGAACAATGTCTCATACTGGTTTGGCTTCATAACAGCAGTCTGGCATCAACCCTATGACAATAACGTCAAAATCCTTCCAATGGTAATTAACAGAATCTATTTAACCTTATTTTCTTTGAGTTTATCAGtgcatttaaatgaacacaAGCAGAATAATATAAGTGtatgtgagagcagagagagtgtggctgaagctgtgctgtttgtcagtcaTCAAAGTCTGGGATATCATCATAGGAATAGCCATGGTAGCCCTTTGATGCATAGTAAGCTATTCGTAGATGGTAAATTCCAGGCAGGAAGACAAGGATCCCTATGATGAGGACAGGCACGGTTCGGTCTGagtgctgaaagagaaagagcatCTCAGTGAGACGTTCATTTTACAGGAGGTAAATATATTGTTCATACTGTGAAATACTGCACGAATTCTGTGCAAGTACTCACAGTGACTCCAAAGTATCCAGCCAGGAGAAGGGCGCCAATGATGATTAACAGAGAGCCGATTAAGAAGAGGACTGTGGCCAGGGCTATGGCTTTGTATGGGACTTTGGGTGGGCTCCTTTTGAACTGCAATGGAGGagaaatatttcattaaaaattcttttctctcacacagcagGCTTTCTGTGGCAACGCCTGTTTTCCCGCTCATGCACTGACCTGGACAGCAAAATTAGTCTGGCTCATAACATCCCTGAACTTCTTGGAACAGTGAAAGTCTTTGACTGGCTGGGAGATACATTCTATCAAAGGGAGTTGATTGTACAAGCCATAAAACTGTCACATTACTTCAGTATTTGAAGATGTAAATGTGGTTAtcgctgcaaagaagctacaaattgtaaaacgtGAATGTTTCACACACAGCGTCACCCCGGCAGCAGAGAAAGGTCATTACAATCAGCACTGTTTCAAGATGGACACGCAAGATTAGCATCACCAAGTTAATGCCTgcaccaaatgtgaaatatggtcacaatctgccttctgttcctgagttatggtgctgaataatggacagaaaagtgCTTCTGCAGAACATTAAGATGTCACAGGGaattgacctttgaccttttggatataaaatgtcatcactttatcattttatcctaggagacatttctgtgacattttgtcataattattGTATGAATTCTTAAGTGATGgtcaaatatgtgttttgtgtggccacagtgacctttgaccaccaaatattaatcagttcatccttgagtccaagtgaacatcTGTGCTAAATTTGACGAAAT
The DNA window shown above is from Chelmon rostratus isolate fCheRos1 chromosome 5, fCheRos1.pri, whole genome shotgun sequence and carries:
- the tmem230b gene encoding transmembrane protein 230b, giving the protein MPARNILSNGTPDSKVRYSRLATDDDGYIDLQFKRSPPKVPYKAIALATVLFLIGSLLIIIGALLLAGYFGVTHSDRTVPVLIIGILVFLPGIYHLRIAYYASKGYHGYSYDDIPDFDD